TAGGCAAAATAAAAGAGTTAGTAAGCATGCTGTTAGTGAAATaatacacccccccccctcccataTTTCTCTCTGTGCTCTCCACGTTTCCATTTTGCGTTTGCGTAAAGTTAATTCATAAATACTTGATACTAGAGTTATTGAAACCAGTATCGTTCTAACACATTCCAACGTGTAAAGAAGCttctgctttattattattattattatttataaactagACACAGATAGTTGGACGGAAATTATATTCGCGTTTGTTTATTTACGCGTAAATAATAACGCGTGATTCAGTGTTAAAACACTGCTTTTTAAAATCACACAGGCTACGTGTTTTGTCTTCCTTCGAGGGGATCgttttaagtaaaaaatgttttcagtgaaAGGGGAAAAttcatttgagagagagagagaaaagaaagttaGACAGGGTGGTGCTTAGCTCGGATGGAAAACGCGCCAAGAAACATTCCTCGCATAACTTTGGAACAGTTCAGCGATGGTGACGTCAGGGCTCCGCTACAGTATAAAAGCGGAGCTGCGCGCGTCTTCACTCTCAGAGCGCTGCGCCTTCAGACGCACCGAGATAAACCGAGAACGCGACGCGCACACGAGGACTTACACCGAGGAATTGTTCGCTTGATTCAAGAAATCTACAGTAGCTACACAGAGAAGCGAAGATGTTTGCTTGGGCTGTTATCGTCATCCTTATTGCACAGTTGTGTGTGGTAAGTTATTATATTACTCATATGCTTATTATAGAAGTTGTGTTTGATACAGATACAGGAGCGTATATACATAGGATTATTGATCATCCAGGGGGCGTTTTCACTGGAGGATTAGTTTTTGAGCACTGTATTATAAATTATCCATTTAGGTGCTAGATCCCCTCGGTTATACAGCTTAGAGTTGTTCTTGGTCTTAAACTTCTACATTTTAGTTTGATCTTTGTTTTAAAGTGACTTGAAAGCCACTAAAGTCTAGTGGTTTTTTCTGCTCAGGTCTTCTCCAGCTGCCCAGCCACATGCTCGTGCCCGCTAGAGCTTCCCAAATGCACGCCTGGAGTCAGTCTGGTCTCAGACGGCTGCGGCTGCTGCAAAGTGTGTGCCAGACAGCTGAACGAAGACTGCAGCAAGACCGAGCCGTGCGACCACACCAAGGGGCTGGAGTGCAACTTCGGGGCCATCCATGGGGCCACCAGAGGCATCTGCCGAGGTATGTTTCTCATTATGCTTTGCAAAAGACACCGAATGGAGACCATGTGTGGATTGGAAGGGGGGCGGGGGTCTAAGTGGAAGGAAGAAAACAATAAGCTGGATGTTTGAATCTCTTCTGTTGGAATGCTCAAACCTTTCCTTCTTTCCTACAGCCAAATCTGAGGGCAGACCTTGCGAGTACAACAGCAGGATCTACCAGAACGGAGAGAGCTTCCAGCCCAACTGCAAGCACCAGTGCACTTGCATCGACGGGGCAGTGGGCTGCATCCCGCTTTGCCCGCAAGAGCTCTCCCTGCCCACGTTGGGCTGCGCCAACCCCAGGCTGGTCAAAGTGCCAGGTCAGTGCTGCGAAGAATGGGTCTGCGATGATGGGAAGACTAGGGAATCTGCCAAGAAGCTGTCTGGCAACGATCCAACGGTCGACGATTCTGAGAGCGACCTCACCAGCAAGAACGAGTTCATCTCCATCATCAAGGCCGGACTCAAATCCTTGCCTGGTAAGATCAAAGATGCATTGGATATAAGCATGCATGTCTGATTTGTATACGATCAGAGTTTAAAACAGCGCTCTGTTTATTTGCAGCATTCCGATCGCAGCCGGAATCCCGCCAGTTTGAGAAGTGCATCGTGCAGACCACTCCCTGGTCCCAGTGCTCCAAGACCTGCGGCACTGGAATCTCCACCAGGATAACCAACGACAACAACGAATGCAAGTTGGTTAAAGAGACCAGGATCTGCGAAGTCCGTCCATGCAGCCAATCGCAATACACCAGCCTCAAGGTATGCAACATCCCTGCAAAGACAAATGCATTGCATCATGTAATTTGAATGCATCTAACTTATCTTGTGTACTCTCAAcagaagggaaagaaatgcaaccGGATCAAGAAGTCCACGCAGCCGGTGAAGTTCTCCTACGCCGGATGCTCCAGTCTGAAGAAGTACCGCGTCAGATACTGTGGCTCATGCGTGGATGGCCGCTGCTGCAGTCCACAGCAGACCCGCACCATCCGTGTCAAATTCCGCTGCGAGGATGGCGACACCTTCAACAAGAACGTCATGATGATCGAGTCCTGCAAGTGCACCTACAACTGCGGCAATGGCAATGACGCCACCTACCCTTTCTACAGACTCTTCAACGACATCCACAAGTTCAGAGACTGATCGCCAGCAGGGAATCCCACCTCGACCCTTGCGTGACTGGGAGCGCGTCACAAGCGTCGACCAATGGCAGCCCAGCTGCGCAATCAGGGGGCCCATCCACCAGCCAATCAACTACCATCTCCTGTTGTAACTAGATTCCCACGGAATTACGGACTTACATTACGGGGACTTTGAAGTGCACTGTTTGCTGAGGCCGCGTCAGCGTTTCAAGAAATGCTCGCTCCATAATGGAGCGCTATGTTTTATAGCTTCGTTATGGAGCAACCTGTAAAGATGTAAAGATGCAGTTGTTAATATTACAATTCCTGATGTATATCTTGATGTCTAAATACAAAACATGACCCAAACTGTAGACTTGTATCTGTGTATGTTCCCAATTGTAGATATGCACATGCATAACGTACAACTGGTAGACTATGAACCTGGTCAAGGTTGAGTTTTCCATGTAATATCCCCCTCCTATAATGCGGGTGAATACATCCTCATTGTTTGGCAGCTAGAGAAATCCACGACATGATTAAAAAACGGACTTAAagtttgaatgaatgttttattattgttattaatattatttatcgCAAATGTAGCTCTTTTATTTGAACAACGTAATACTGGAATAAAGTGTACAAATTATCTATGATCTAATTTTATATGTTacaaataaaagatttatttatgAACGAATCACCTCGAGTTGTGTTCTTGAATGTTCATAAAACACAGGTCATTCATGAGACGCAATCTTTCGACGTTAAGAATGAAGGGCTGGTTATATAACAGCAGTTCTGGAAGTTTCTCTCGCTTGTCTCTGTTGAATGGAAGGCTACTGGGAAACTGTAAGACTTGACTTGCTTCCTATAATAAAACCTGAGCCGCTCGTTCATTTGGTTTCTTTAAGAAAACAATTAAGAGACGCAGCAATAGCGGAGAGCGTGGAGCTGTGCCCGGAATCTTGAGTGCTTTTCCAAACGGAGTTTCAGTCGGTGTTTACAGGAGTTTTTAGAGCAAAAAGCACAGAACTAAAACATTGGGAATCACAGGGGAGATGAGGAGCCGTATTATGGTTTCATTTGTTAGACAACTTCTCACCAAACGACTGGTTTACTTGTTGCACATGGGTTTAATGATTATGGATCTTATCTTCAATCGGAGACCTTTAGCTCCACAATCACGCATTATGAAGAACAGATCTGCATGGCATCTGTCCATCTTCCTCGTCTCTGATCCCTCCTTCAGCCCGGAATGATATATCTCCAGTGAGGTTTGATCCAGGTGAAGGAATCCAGCTGAGGAATGCAGATGGGCTGATGGTCGGCAGATGTTGGAAAATATCTGGAAGCAGCTTGTTCGGTTTGGGCCATCCTGCTAAAAATACACCATTTCTAAAAAGAACAGAGATTCTAGAGGCTTTATGACATCCCAACGGATGATGGGAACACACATGGATGGTTATATCACACCACAGAGGCCTTTAAGGCAGGAAAAAGTGGTTTCAATTGGAGTAGAACTGTGATCCAGACGTTTCCTTGTGATATGACACTGTGGACAAAACCAGCATCAGTTTAGCTTCTGAAAAAGGGAATAAAATTTCAAAAACACATATAAACAACACAGATAACACTGTTATagtcaaattaaatgaaaaccaTCAGGTCATTTTAAAGGTCTTCCACTAGGCATCATGAATGCAGAGCCATTTGTTATGTTTTTTCCCACTCTTAATTTTGACATCCGATAGGAATGAAACCGTTTCAGCAAAACTACACGCACCATTTTCGTGTATTTATGTCTATTTAGcaggaataaaatgtttaaatcctGTCTCTTGTCCTCTTCAGTGGTGTTCCTCATTTGCGTCTGTCATCTAACTGATGACCCCTAGTGGCCAAATAAGGAGCTGCTGTTCCGTTTTAAAGtgacagtccacccaaaaatgtactAATCATGTCATATCTTTctaactcttgaaatatttccaaAACAGCGTGAGCTAATAGCAGTTTTATATCTTTGATGTCTTATAAAGCAATTGTTTgctaaaaaaaaggcaaaaagtcAACAACATTTTCTAAAGATAATACGAGTGCAAAACTTACTGCCATGATGCAATGTTATTCAAGCTTTGTTTTGTGGTTGCTGTGGTGTTTTGAGTTGTT
This Carassius gibelio isolate Cgi1373 ecotype wild population from Czech Republic chromosome A23, carGib1.2-hapl.c, whole genome shotgun sequence DNA region includes the following protein-coding sequences:
- the LOC127944429 gene encoding CCN family member 1, which produces MFAWAVIVILIAQLCVVFSSCPATCSCPLELPKCTPGVSLVSDGCGCCKVCARQLNEDCSKTEPCDHTKGLECNFGAIHGATRGICRAKSEGRPCEYNSRIYQNGESFQPNCKHQCTCIDGAVGCIPLCPQELSLPTLGCANPRLVKVPGQCCEEWVCDDGKTRESAKKLSGNDPTVDDSESDLTSKNEFISIIKAGLKSLPAFRSQPESRQFEKCIVQTTPWSQCSKTCGTGISTRITNDNNECKLVKETRICEVRPCSQSQYTSLKKGKKCNRIKKSTQPVKFSYAGCSSLKKYRVRYCGSCVDGRCCSPQQTRTIRVKFRCEDGDTFNKNVMMIESCKCTYNCGNGNDATYPFYRLFNDIHKFRD